CTGGAAATATAGCACCCGGTTTCCCGGGGGGTCAAGGAACTGCGGGAGGCGCGGCTTTCGGGGCGGTCGAGCCGTCGATCCAGTGGAGCGCGTCCAGCAGGACGGCGAAGAAACCGTCGCGCACCTCGTGGAACTGGCGGTCCCCCCCCTCGACCGGCACGTACTTGTGGGGGCCGCGCGGCGCATCGGCCAGGGCCTTCGCGGCCGAATCCTTGTCGAGGGTCCCCTCCATCAGCGCGACCGGGAGCGGGGCCATCCCTTTGAGCTCCTCCCGGACGTCGAACTGCTCATCCGGCGGGCTGTCCATCTTGAGCTGGACCGAGACGCGGTATACCTTGGCCCCCTTCGCGCCGGGGGCGATGAGGACGGCCCCCTTGACGCCGGGCGGCCGGGTCTTGTTCAGGAGATACGGGATCATCTCCGCGCCAAAGGCGAAGCCGATCAGGATCACGTCCGCGTTCCTGGGCCGTCCGGCGCGCTCATTCACGAAGGCGCGGAATTTCTCCAGGTCCGCGCCGAGGACGGCGGCGGGAACGAGGTTCGCGAAGTAATCGGCCGAGTCGATGCCGAGGACGAAGCGTCCGGTCGAGGCGAGATACGAGGCCAGGTCCTGCTGCAGCGGCCGCCAGCCCCACTCGCCTGAATAGAAGATCACGGGCGTGACGGCGGCGCGCTCCGTCTCCGCAGCCTTCGGAGCGTAGAGCAGCGCCCTGAACCGCGACTGGGGTCCGGTGCTGAAGAGCTTCTCCTCGGGCTGCTGGCGGATCACCGCCCCTTGCGGCGGCGCGCCCCAGGCCAGGCCGGCGACCCCGCAGGACAGGAGGGCGGACATCCGGAGCAGCGAGCCGAGCGGAAGACGGCCCACTGCGACCGGCAGGACGCTCATCGCGCCTACGGGTAGATGCCGCGGATGCGCGTGGCTTCGGCGACCCGCCCGACGGCCAGGATGTAGGCGGCCGTGCGCATGTGAACGTTGAACTTCCGGGCGATCGTCAGGACCTCGCTGAAGGCGCGCGTCATGACCTTCTCGAGGTGATGGTTGACCTGCGCCTCTTCCCAGAAGAACGCCTGCAGGGACTGAACCCACTCG
The Candidatus Dormiibacterota bacterium DNA segment above includes these coding regions:
- a CDS encoding AcvB/VirJ family lysyl-phosphatidylglycerol hydrolase, with the protein product MSVLPVAVGRLPLGSLLRMSALLSCGVAGLAWGAPPQGAVIRQQPEEKLFSTGPQSRFRALLYAPKAAETERAAVTPVIFYSGEWGWRPLQQDLASYLASTGRFVLGIDSADYFANLVPAAVLGADLEKFRAFVNERAGRPRNADVILIGFAFGAEMIPYLLNKTRPPGVKGAVLIAPGAKGAKVYRVSVQLKMDSPPDEQFDVREELKGMAPLPVALMEGTLDKDSAAKALADAPRGPHKYVPVEGGDRQFHEVRDGFFAVLLDALHWIDGSTAPKAAPPAVP